In Pseudomonas sp. ADAK2, the genomic window CGCCGAGCAGGCTGGCTGGTAGCCGCCGCCGGGTTTGCGGCGGCAGTGATGATGCTGGAGCTGGTGTTCGACCCGCGCTATCGCAGCTTTCCGAGTGTCGCGTTTATCCTGCCGGCGCTGGTGTACCTGTGCCGTCCGGTGAATGTGCCACGTCGGGAGATTGCGCTGCTGACCTTCATCATTGGTGCCGGCATTGCGCCGCAGCTGTTCCGTGAAGGGTTGCAGAACCAGCAGGCCTGGGGTTGGGCGCTGGTGAGTGTATTGATGGTGGCGGCGTTGTGGCGTTGTTTGCGGGTTCGCAAGGGCTGATCTTCAGCGTTGCTGCCGGCCTCTTCGCGGGCAAGCCTTGCTCCTACAGGGGTGTGTCGTTCACAAATGATGTGAACGACAACAATCCGTAGGAGCGAGGCTTGCCCGCGAAGACTATCTATCAGGCGCTACGAGAAGCCCGGACCAGACGCAAAGCCGCGATCACCACCGCAAACACCGCCAGCGTCGTGTTGTACAACGCCAACGCCGGGAACCCCAGCACCAGCGCCAACACCGCCAGCCACCACCCTGCCCGGCCCGGTACGACAAAACCGATCAGCGCCGCGGCCACTGCGCCCCAGCCCAAGACCTTGAAGTGAATCATCAGCCCAAGGTTCGAGCGAACCTGACATTCCCAGCGGCTCGCCTCGTCCACGCAGAGGCCGACCCATTGCGCATCCTCCATGAAGCCATAACGCGCGCCATAACTGGCGGCCAGCCATAAAGGCAGCAAAACAAGCAGCAGAATCACGGGCAGACGGCGGGACATGAAGCACTCCAATCAACGAAAACGGCGGCCAGCTTAAGCGTCCGGCGGCTTTGTGCAAGCCTTAACAACACTTAACTGGGCAGGCAATCACTGCAAAGTGTATCGTCCAGCTACTATTACCCCGAATTTAGGCCTGATTGGTGCCGATCCATGGCACTTTGGCGCAAACCCCGTGGTCATAGCCTGCGAACCTCAATCGGCACCTTTCCTCTAAGGGATTTAGTCATGCTCCGTTCCTTGCGCTTCGCCGCCCTGTTTGGCGGCCTTATTTTGAGTGCGTCCGCACTGGCGGTCGACATCGACGCCGCCAGCTATGGCTACCCCTTGACGAACCCGTTCGAGGCGACCATCGCCACGACGCCTCCGGAGTTGCGCCCGGAGTTGCCGGCCAACGAAGACATCAATCAGCAGGACCGCAGCGTGCGGTTGCGCCCGGAGCGTGAGTTCAGCCTGCCGGACAACTTCTGGCCGGTGAAGAAACTCACCTACCGTATTGCCACCCAGGATCACGCTGCCCCGCTGATTTTCCTGATCGCCGGTACCGGCGCGCGTTATGACAGCAGCCTCAACGAATACCTGAAGAAGCTTTACTACAAGGCCGGTTATCACGTGGTGCAGCTGTCGTCGCCGACCAGCTTCGACTTCATGAGCGCCGCATCACGCTTTGCCACGCCCGGTATCACCAAGGAAGACGCCGAAGACATGTACCGGGTGATGCAGGCCGTGCGGGCGCAAAACCCGAAGACGCCGGTCACCGAGTACTACCTGACCGGTTACAGCCTGGGCGCACTGGACGCGGCCTTCGTCGCGCACCTGGACGAAACCCGGCGCAGCTTCAACTTCAAGAAAGTCTTGCTGCTCAACCCGCCGGTCAACCTCTACACCTCGATCACCAACCTCGACAAGCTGGTACAGACCGAGGTCAAGGGCATCAACAACAGCACCACTTTCTATGAACTGGTGCTGAACAAACTGACCCGCTACTTCCAGCAAAAAGGCTACATCGACCTCAACGATGCCCTGCTCTACGACTTCCAGCAGTCCAAGCAGCACTTGAGCAACGAACAGATGGCCATGCTGATCGGCACTTCGTTCCGTTTCTCGGCAGCCGACATTGCCTTTACCTCGGACCTGATCAACCGTCGCGGCCTGATCACCCCTCCGAAGTACCCGATCACCGAAGGCACCAGCCTCACGCCGTTCCTCAAGCGTGCGCTGCAATGCGATTTCGACTGCTACATCACCGAGCAGGTTATCCCGATGTGGCGCGCCCGCACCGACGGCGGCAGCCTGCTGCAACTGATCGACCAGGTGAGTTTGTATGCCCTGAAGGACTACCTGCACGACAGCCCGAAAATCTCGGTCATGCACAACGCTGACGACGTGATTCTCGGCCCTGGCGACTTGGGCTTCCTGCGCCGGACCTTCGGCGATCGCTTGACCGTTTACCCATTGGGCGGCCATTGCGGCAACCTTAACTATCGCGTCAACAGCGACGCCATGCTGGAGTTCTTCCGTGGCTAAATATCTCCTGCTTATCGCAGCGTTACTCTGTGCAGGCGTCGCCAATGCCGACAACAGCAAAGCCAACGCACCGGTCGTGATCGACGGCGACGGCTTCAAGGAACCGCTGAGCAAACTCAAGTTCAACCCGGGCCTGGACCAGCGCGAATTCGAACGCTCGACGCTTAACGCGCTGAACGTCTACGACCCGCTGGAAGAGTGGAACCGTCGGGTCTACCACTTCAACTACCGCTTCGACCAATGGGTGTTCCTGCCCGTGGTCGATGGCTATCGCTACGTCACCCCAAGCTTCCTGCGCACGGGTGTGAGCAACTTCTTCAACAACCTCGGCGATGTGCCGAACCTGTTGAACAGCATGCTCCAGCTCAAGGGCCATCGCTCGTTGGAAACCACCGCGCGCCTGCTGCTCAACACCACCATCGGCGTTGCCGGCCTGTGGGACCCGGCCACCGCCATGGGCCTGCCGCGCCAGAGCGAAGACTTCGGCCAGACCCTGGGCTTCTACGGCGTCCCGGGCGGTGCCTACTTCGTCCTGCCGATCCTCGGGCCGTCCAACCTGCGCGACACCGCAGGCCTGGTGGTCGACTACACCGGCGAGTCGGCGGTCAACTTCCTGAACGTCTCCGAAGTCAGCTCCAACCACCCGGAAATCTGGGTCCTGCGCGGCGTCGACAAGCGCTACCAAAACAGCTTCCGCTATGGCCAGCTGAACTCACCGTTCGAGTACGAGAAAGTGCGTTACGTCTACACCGAGTCGCGCAAGTTGCAGATCGCCGAGTAACTTCAGCGGCAACAAAAAAAGGCCATTCGATGGAAGTCGAATGGCCTTTTTGCTTTCTGAAGATCGTTCCCATGTTCTGCGTGGGAATGCCTCAACGGACGCTCCGCGTTCGGCATCTGATGGCGAGCTGCATTCCCACGCGGAGCGTGGGAACGATCAATAACGGGTTTCAGCCTTTCACTGACTTCCAGATTTTGCTCGCGATCATAACGCCGGCCAACACCACCGCACCCGCCACAATCCCCGCCACCGCATTCAGCAACGTCGGCACGACAAACCCGGCGCCACCGGCACTGGCGCTGACGCTTTCAATCCAGTGATGCACCACCGGCACGCCATGGGTCAGGATCCCGCCGCCGACCAGGAACATCGCCGCCGTACCAATCACCGACAGGCTTTTCATCATGTACGGTGCCGCACGCAGGATCGCCCCGCCAATGCTTTTGGCCATCTGCCCTGGCTTTTGCGTGAGCCACAGGCCCAGGTCATCGAGTTTGACGATGCCCGCCACCAGACCATAGACGCCGATGGTCATGACGATGGCGATGCCGGACAACACGATCACTTGCTGGGTCAGCGAAGCATCGGCGACGGTGCCGAGGGTGATGGCGATGATTTCTGCCGAAAGGATGAAGTCAGTGCGAATCGCACCTTTGATCTTGTCCTGCTCGAACGCCACCAGATCGGTGGCCGGATCGGCCACGGCCTCGACCAGTTGCGCATGCTCGGCGTCATCTTCAGCCTTGCTGTGCAGGAACTTGTGGGCCAGCTTCTCGAAACCCTCGAAGCACAGGTAGGCACCGCCGACCATCAACAGCGGCGTGACCAGCCACGGAATGAACACGCTGATGGCCAATGCCGAGGGCACCAGGATCAGTTTGTTGAGAAACGAGCCCTTGGCCACGGCCCAGACCACCGGGATTTCCCGTTCGGCGCGCACGCCGCTGACTTGCTGGGCATTGAGCGCCAGGTCGTCGCCGAGCACGCCAGCGGTCTTCTTTGCGGCCATTTTGGTCATCAACGCCACGTCGTCGAGCACCGCGGCGATGTCGTCGATCAGCACCAGCAAACTGCTTCCTGCCATGAATCAGGTTTCCTTCGAGTAATGAATGCTGCGCAGCATAGCGCGGCCGAGCGCCGCACGGTGCATTCTTGAGCGCCGCGCGAGCCCGGTGCTACCATGCGCAACCGCCAGAACAGGCAAGGAACCCCCTGGTTTATGAGCACTATCCGCGAGCGCAACAAAGAACTGATCCTGCGTGCCGCCAGTGAAGAATTTGCCGACAAGGGCTTCGCTGCGACCAAAACCAGCGACATCGCGGCCAAGGCGGGATTGCCCAAGCCCAACGTCTACTACTATTTCAAATCCAAGGAAAACCTCTACCGCGAGGTCCTGGAAAGCATCATCGAGCCGATCCTGCAGGCCTCGACGCCGTTCAACGCCGACGGCGTGCCCGGTGAAGTGCTGAGCGGCTACATCCGCTCGAAGATCCGCATCTCCCGCGACCTGCCCTTCGCCTCCAAGGTGTTCGCCAGCGAAATCATGCACGGCGCGCCGCACCTGAGCGCCGATCTGGTTGAACGCCTCAACGGCCAGGCCAAGCACAACATCGACTGCATCCAGACCTGGATCGACCGCGGCCAGATCGCCCCGATCGATCCCAACCACCTGATGTTCAGCATCTGGGCCGCGACCCAGACGTACGCCGACTTCGACTGGCAGATTTCTGCAGTCACCGGCAAGACGAAGCTGGATGAGGCGGATTATGAAGCGGCGGCGCAGACGATTATTCGCCTGGTGCTCAAGGGGTGTGAGCCGGATCGTTAGATCCGGTCGTCAATCAGGAAAAGATCGCAGCCTTCGCAAGCCTGCGATCTTTTGCTTTTAAGCTTCGCTGCCCATCAACCAACGCAGCGCTTGCGGGAACGAAGTTCGCCAGTCATCCGGGAACGTGTGCCCTTCTTCGTGGGTACGGGATTTGACCTCGTTGCCGTCACTGAACAGCTTGCGGAAATCGCTGGCCATCTGCTGATTGCGCGGCCCTTCCATCTTGCCGTTGATTACAAACACCCGTTTGCCATGGGCCTTGCTCACGGTCGGGGTTGGCTGCATGCCGCCAGGCGACAGCAGCAGTGCGCCGGCGTAGTCATCCGGATGCTGCGCCAACAGCGCGCCGGCATGTTGCGAGCCTTGGGAGAAGCCCATCAGGTAAACATGCTTGCGGTCGATGCATTGCTGCGCCTCCAGTTCTTTCAAGCCGTTCTGCACCGCTTTATGGGTGCCTTCAAAGCCCGGACCGATCCAGCGGAAGCTGTCTACCGCATTGATCATCTCGGTGCCGTTGATGCCGAGAACGATCACGCCGGTGTCCGCGAGCGACTGATAATCATCGACCTCACCGTTGACCCCGTAACCATGCATCCAGACCAGCACCGGTCGGCACGCGGCGGGCACGGGAACACTGGCAGGAGGATTGAGCACCGAAATCGCGCCGACCTTGCCGGGGGCGATTTTCTGATAGCGCTGCTGGGCATTGGCCAACACGGTTTTGTAAGTGGCGGTCTGGCGCAGGTCGGAAAAGTCTTCGTCGCTGGCCAGCATCGGGCCGAACCACATGCCGCGATCATCGGCTTCCCTCAGGAAGCGCTGCGCCAGTTTGTCATCGCCGCGCCGGGCAAACAGCGCCGCCACCTGATAAGGCGCGAGCATTTGCTTGGGATCTTCACGGCTGGCCGCCAGGTAAACCGCGATGGCTTGCAAGGTGTCGGTTTCTTCGAGCGTTTCGGCCCTCGCCATCAGCTCATCGACGTCGTCGGCGTTGAGCAGCGCGGTGACCACCGGGCTGAGGGCCTGGAATGCGATGTCATCGGCGTCCAGCGGTTCGGCGGCGTGCAGAAAGGGTGTGCAGAGGGTCATGGCCGTGGCCAGGGTGATGCCAAGTAGCGTCTTCACGCAGATCTTCCTTGATACAAAAACGAGAGGGGCGGCAGTCTATCGACCCCGCCCCGCTTCGTCACCACTGCGCTGTTGGCGCTGTCGAATTACTTCAGATCAAGCGGTCACCCCGGCATCCGCCCGCAAGCCCTGCGCCTCGATCGCGCTGATCGCACACTGCTCGTCCACATCCGACAGATCGCCGCTGATGCCTACCGCACCCAGCACGTTGCCGTCCTGATCCCGAATCAACACACCGCCCGGTGCCGGCACCACGCTGCCCTGCCCCATGCTATTGAGCGCGGCAATAAAAGCCGGGCGTTGTTGGGCGTCCAGCGCCAGCAGGCGTGAGCCCTTGCCCAGGGCTATCGCGCCCCAGGCTTTGCCGATGGCGATTTGCGGGCGGAGCAGGCTGGCGCCGTCTTCCCGTTGCAAGGAGATCAAATGGCCGCCGGCATCCAACACCGCGATGGTCAGTGGTGCTGCGGATACTGCACGCCCTGCGGCGATGGCCTGGTTAGTCAGGTTGACTGCGTCTTTCAAGGTTAAAGCGCTCATGGTGCCGTCCTCATTTTGTTATAGGGAAAGCTGTTGGGCTGCGGTTTTGTGCCGCAGTCCGATTCAACAAATAGAACACAATAGATTATTTATTTGTATACAATAATTCTCGAAAAGCGCCACATGCGACGAAAAGCCACAGCAGAACCGGCTTCCGACGAATGAAACAGACGCTTGAGAAAATGGATTGACCTGCGCCGTCCGCCGTGAATACACTCTGCGCAAAGCCACTTGTATACAATTACAAAACGTAAGAGGCACCAAAACCATGAGCAAAATGAGAGCAATCGAAGCCGCCGTTCTGGTGATGCGCCGCGAAGGGGTTGATACCGCTTTTGGCATCCCGGGCGCCGCGATCAACCCGCTGTACTCCGCCTTGCAGAAGGTCGGTGGCATCGATCACGTCCTCGCTCGCCACGTGGAAGGCGCTTCGCACATGGCCGAGGGTTACACCCGTACCAAGGCCGGCAACATCGGCGTGTGCATCGGCACTTCCGGCCCTGCCGGGACCGACATGGTCACCGGGCTCTACAGCGCCTCGGCCGACTCGATCCCGATCCTGTGCATCACCGGTCAGGCACCGCGGGCGCGCATGCATAAGGAAGACTTCCAGGCGGTCGACATCACCGCCATCGTCAAGCCAGTGACCAAGTGGGCCACCACCGTCATGGAGCCGGGCCAGGTGCCGTACGCCTTCCAGAAAGCCTTCTACGAAATGCGCTCCGGCCGTCCAGGTCCTGTGCTGATCGACCTGCCGTTCGACGTGCAGATGGCCGAAATCGAATTCGACATCGACGCCTACCAGCCACTGCCGCTGGCCAAGCCCACCGCTAACCGGGTGCAAATCGAGAAGGCCCTGGCCATGCTCGACCAGGCCGAGCGTCCATTGCTGGTGGCCGGTGGCGGCATCATCAACGCCGACGCCAGCGAGTTGCTGGTGGAATTCGCCGAACTGACCGGTATTCCGGTGATCCCGACCCTGATGGGCTGGGGCACGATCCCGGACGATCACCCGTTGATGGTCGGCATGGTCGGCCTGCAAACCTCGCACCGCTACGGCAACGCGACGCTGCTCAAATCTGACGTGGTGCTGGGCGTCGGTAACCGTTGGGCCAACCGTCACACCGGTTCGATCGATGTCTACACCGAAGGCCGCAAATTCATTCACGTCGACATCGAGCCGACCCAGATCGGTCGTGTGTTCAACCCGGACCTGGGCATCGTTTCCGACGCCGCGGCCGCGCTGACCGTGTTCATCGAAGTCGCTCGCGAATGGCAAGCCGCCGGCAAGCTGAAAAACCGTAGCGCCTGGTTGCAAGACTGCCAGCAGCGCAAAGCCAGCCTGCAACGCAAGACCCACTTCGACAACGTGCCGGTCAAGCCGCAGCGCGTATACGAAGAGATGAACCAAGTGTTCGGCAAAGACACTTGCTATGTAAGTACCATCGGTCTGTCGCAGATTGCCGGCGCGCAGTTCCTGCACGTCTACAAGCCGCGTCACTGGATCAACTGCGGTCAGGCTGGCCCGTTGGGCTGGACCATTCCGGCGGCGCTGGGCGTGGTCAAGGCAGATCCGACGCGCAAGGTCGTGGCACTGTCCGGCGACTATGACTTCCAGTTCATGATCGAAGAATTGGCGGTGGGCGCGCAGTTCAAACTGCCGTACATCCACGTCGTGGTAAACAACTCGTACCTGGGGCTGATCCGTCAGGCCCAGCGCGGTTTCGACATGGACTACTGCGTGCAGCTGTCCTTCGATAACCTCAACGCTCCGGAGCTCAATGGTTACGGTGTCGATCACGTGGCGGTTGCCGAAGGCCTCGGCTGCAAGGCGCTGCGCGTATTCGAACCGGGTCAGATCCAGCCTGCCCTGCGCAAGGCCCAGGAACTGATTGAAGAGTTCAAGGTGCCGGTGATCGTCGAGATTATCCTGGAGCGCGTGACTAACATTTCCATGGGCACCGAGATCAACGCCGTCAACGAATTCGAAGACCTGGCGCTGGTCGGCAACGATGCGCCAACCGCGATTTCGTTGCTCGATTGATTTGGCTTTGATCGTTCCCACGCTCTGCGTGGGAATGCAGCCCGGGACGCTCTGCGTCCCAAAGCGGACGCAGAGCGTCCATAAAGGCATTCCCACGCAGAGCGTGGGAACGATCGGCCCTCACACATTTACGGGAGACCACCATGCCGCGTTTCGCAGCCAACCTGTCCATGCTGTTCACCGAACAGGATTTTCTTGCCCGTTTTGAAGCGGCCGCCAAGGCCGGTTTCAGTGGTGTCGAATACCTGTTCCCTTACGACTTCAGCTCCGCCGAGATCAAGGCC contains:
- a CDS encoding serine/threonine protein kinase, with amino-acid sequence MLRSLRFAALFGGLILSASALAVDIDAASYGYPLTNPFEATIATTPPELRPELPANEDINQQDRSVRLRPEREFSLPDNFWPVKKLTYRIATQDHAAPLIFLIAGTGARYDSSLNEYLKKLYYKAGYHVVQLSSPTSFDFMSAASRFATPGITKEDAEDMYRVMQAVRAQNPKTPVTEYYLTGYSLGALDAAFVAHLDETRRSFNFKKVLLLNPPVNLYTSITNLDKLVQTEVKGINNSTTFYELVLNKLTRYFQQKGYIDLNDALLYDFQQSKQHLSNEQMAMLIGTSFRFSAADIAFTSDLINRRGLITPPKYPITEGTSLTPFLKRALQCDFDCYITEQVIPMWRARTDGGSLLQLIDQVSLYALKDYLHDSPKISVMHNADDVILGPGDLGFLRRTFGDRLTVYPLGGHCGNLNYRVNSDAMLEFFRG
- a CDS encoding MlaA family lipoprotein; translated protein: MAKYLLLIAALLCAGVANADNSKANAPVVIDGDGFKEPLSKLKFNPGLDQREFERSTLNALNVYDPLEEWNRRVYHFNYRFDQWVFLPVVDGYRYVTPSFLRTGVSNFFNNLGDVPNLLNSMLQLKGHRSLETTARLLLNTTIGVAGLWDPATAMGLPRQSEDFGQTLGFYGVPGGAYFVLPILGPSNLRDTAGLVVDYTGESAVNFLNVSEVSSNHPEIWVLRGVDKRYQNSFRYGQLNSPFEYEKVRYVYTESRKLQIAE
- a CDS encoding DUF808 domain-containing protein; translated protein: MAGSSLLVLIDDIAAVLDDVALMTKMAAKKTAGVLGDDLALNAQQVSGVRAEREIPVVWAVAKGSFLNKLILVPSALAISVFIPWLVTPLLMVGGAYLCFEGFEKLAHKFLHSKAEDDAEHAQLVEAVADPATDLVAFEQDKIKGAIRTDFILSAEIIAITLGTVADASLTQQVIVLSGIAIVMTIGVYGLVAGIVKLDDLGLWLTQKPGQMAKSIGGAILRAAPYMMKSLSVIGTAAMFLVGGGILTHGVPVVHHWIESVSASAGGAGFVVPTLLNAVAGIVAGAVVLAGVMIASKIWKSVKG
- a CDS encoding TetR/AcrR family transcriptional regulator, which produces MSTIRERNKELILRAASEEFADKGFAATKTSDIAAKAGLPKPNVYYYFKSKENLYREVLESIIEPILQASTPFNADGVPGEVLSGYIRSKIRISRDLPFASKVFASEIMHGAPHLSADLVERLNGQAKHNIDCIQTWIDRGQIAPIDPNHLMFSIWAATQTYADFDWQISAVTGKTKLDEADYEAAAQTIIRLVLKGCEPDR
- a CDS encoding GlcG/HbpS family heme-binding protein: MSALTLKDAVNLTNQAIAAGRAVSAAPLTIAVLDAGGHLISLQREDGASLLRPQIAIGKAWGAIALGKGSRLLALDAQQRPAFIAALNSMGQGSVVPAPGGVLIRDQDGNVLGAVGISGDLSDVDEQCAISAIEAQGLRADAGVTA
- the gcl gene encoding glyoxylate carboligase translates to MSKMRAIEAAVLVMRREGVDTAFGIPGAAINPLYSALQKVGGIDHVLARHVEGASHMAEGYTRTKAGNIGVCIGTSGPAGTDMVTGLYSASADSIPILCITGQAPRARMHKEDFQAVDITAIVKPVTKWATTVMEPGQVPYAFQKAFYEMRSGRPGPVLIDLPFDVQMAEIEFDIDAYQPLPLAKPTANRVQIEKALAMLDQAERPLLVAGGGIINADASELLVEFAELTGIPVIPTLMGWGTIPDDHPLMVGMVGLQTSHRYGNATLLKSDVVLGVGNRWANRHTGSIDVYTEGRKFIHVDIEPTQIGRVFNPDLGIVSDAAAALTVFIEVAREWQAAGKLKNRSAWLQDCQQRKASLQRKTHFDNVPVKPQRVYEEMNQVFGKDTCYVSTIGLSQIAGAQFLHVYKPRHWINCGQAGPLGWTIPAALGVVKADPTRKVVALSGDYDFQFMIEELAVGAQFKLPYIHVVVNNSYLGLIRQAQRGFDMDYCVQLSFDNLNAPELNGYGVDHVAVAEGLGCKALRVFEPGQIQPALRKAQELIEEFKVPVIVEIILERVTNISMGTEINAVNEFEDLALVGNDAPTAISLLD